CAGCGGCCAGTTCTAGATCTTCCAGAAGGAGGCGGAGCTGCTCCGCATTGGCGCTGGCGTGGGCATCACTCTGCATGGTGCGGGTCATCATGACAGGTCAATTGCTCTGGCAAACACGAGAATGCCTGTTCTCGCCACGCCGAAGCACCGGGAGGGCGCCTTCGATCCTGCGCCCATAGCGCTGCGACGGGGCCGGGTTCACAGCCCCGGATCTCTTTCGGCCCTCTCGTCGTTGAAGCTATCGGTCTGGCGCTGGGCACGGCGCCGCTCCGTTGCCCTGTAACCAACTTCCATCTCGACATCGCCGCTCCGCACGTCGATCAGAACGATGTCGCCCTCTTTCACTCCCGCAGGCAGACTCGACAGGCGCCAGTCCGCGGGGGTGCCGTCTGAAAGCACAACGCGGGCGAAGTGGCCCGCGATGCTCTCAATGACGACATAACTGACTCCCAGCTCCCTCCGCCTTTGCGCCATGCCCCAAAGTAATCCATGGGCGCTTCTGCACTGAATTTGGGTAGCGTGAAGCATGCGGGCAGTCCAGGAACGGTGCGGTGTGGATCTCAATGAACAGGGGAAGCCGATTTCGCTGCACTGGCGGAATCCTGGCGAGGTGGCGTGTTCGCAAGCTATTACCACCTCCCATGGTGGATTTAGGCTCGTCACAGTCCCGTGAGGAGCAGGAGCGCTTACCCGAAGGGGCGGTACCTATCAGACGTTACGCCGCTCCAGATAGACGAGATGGGCTGCCCGCCTGCGCCAGAGCTGTTGTAGATGCCTGCGTACGGGTTCCTCAATCAAGAGGTGCCCAGCGTAAGCTAGGGCCACCGTGCACAAGAACGTCATGGCAAGCCAAGTGGTAGGAGAATGCGCCCATCCTTGCCGGGTGAGCAGCACACCACCCTCCAGCGGAACCAGTTGCAGAAGATAGAAGGCATAGCTAGCCTGCCCCAGCGACACCATGACAGGATGGCCAAGAATCCGTCCCGCGGCCTGCGTTGCTGTCGTTCGGGCGAATCCCATGATCATGAATCCGATCAGTGGAACCAGAACAGCGTTGTGCAGTGGCGCACTGTAGCGCGATCCATTGAGTCCCAGCCAGAAAAACGCCAGCAACACACAGAGAACTGCCTTCTGCCCGGCGTCCTGGCCCTGAGGCTGTCGCAGAAACATCAGACCAAACACCATTCCGGCCACGAATTCTGGTAACCGAAGAACAGGGTTCGTATAGGCCATCTTCCAGGTTTCCTCAGAGGGAAACGCGTATAGAACAGCTCCTGCTAGAGCAGAGGCCACCCA
This genomic interval from Deinococcus humi contains the following:
- a CDS encoding acyltransferase family protein, producing MKAELRTLTGLRFMAALWVFLFHVDLRWPLDLPPFLAGVVGAGDVGVTLFFMLSGFILAYAYSDGFGGPRLERMAFWRARFARIYPLYAASLLLALPLWVAMSYPAGLQSLQQVIQVILTTMTSFGLVHTWFPSMAFMLHGGAWSLACEAFFYLCFPFLLPHLLRLSSRQLWIGLGVLWVASALAGAVLYAFPSEETWKMAYTNPVLRLPEFVAGMVFGLMFLRQPQGQDAGQKAVLCVLLAFFWLGLNGSRYSAPLHNAVLVPLIGFMIMGFARTTATQAAGRILGHPVMVSLGQASYAFYLLQLVPLEGGVLLTRQGWAHSPTTWLAMTFLCTVALAYAGHLLIEEPVRRHLQQLWRRRAAHLVYLERRNV
- a CDS encoding DUF3006 domain-containing protein, translating into MAQRRRELGVSYVVIESIAGHFARVVLSDGTPADWRLSSLPAGVKEGDIVLIDVRSGDVEMEVGYRATERRRAQRQTDSFNDERAERDPGL